One window of Vibrio sinaloensis genomic DNA carries:
- a CDS encoding DNA polymerase II, which yields MTTHNGFLLTRQARDVNGQTQIELWLTTDQGPTQLVITGEKPVFFVAQHQLNDAQQLAAEFPFDIQWKPLPLKTFDLQPLAACYCTTIQHSQQLSTRLKQNDVQVYEDDIRLADRFLMERFIKGSLTFTGSEQPKANYRRVNSAKCRQGDYTPQLKVVSLDIECSQKGVLYSIGLDSPMDSRVIMIGPAQQAETPIQWVDNEKALLVALLDWFERFDPDVIIGWNVIDFDFRLLHKRAKFNRLRLTLGRAKQACFFRTSQTTQQAFISIPGRVVMDGIDTLKTATYHFRSWSLESVSQQLLGEGKQIHNVHDRMDEINHMFKHDKPALAKYNLQDCVLVNKIFAHTHLLEFAIERSRLTGVELDRVGGSVAAFTNLYLPQLHRAGYIAPNLQPENWIASPGGYVMDSIPNLYDSVLVLDFKSLYPSIIRSFLIDPMGLIEGLQQQIGKGDDQAVAGFRGGQFHRSKHFLPQMIETLWAARDVAKKNNEQAFSQAIKIIMNSFYGVLGSSGCRFFDTRLASSITMRGHEIMKQTKLLIEQQGYQVIYGDTDSTFVSLGKAHSQQQADNIGQQLVDYINHWWATHLKQEYNLISMLELEYETHYRKFLMPTIRGQETGSKKRYAGLIGEGDSERIVFKGLESARTDWTPLAQEFQQSLYAKVFAGDDPSEYIRDFVERTKNGEFDHKLVYQKRLRRKLHDYQKNVPPQVRAARMADDINAQLGRPLQYQNRGRIEYLITIAGPEPREYQKSAIDYQHYIDKQLKPVAEAILPFIGLDFATLSEPQLGLF from the coding sequence ATGACTACTCACAACGGATTTTTACTCACTCGTCAAGCACGTGACGTTAATGGTCAAACGCAAATTGAACTCTGGCTAACCACAGACCAAGGTCCGACACAACTCGTCATTACTGGGGAGAAACCGGTATTTTTTGTTGCTCAACATCAACTCAATGACGCACAGCAGCTCGCAGCTGAGTTCCCTTTCGACATCCAATGGAAGCCGCTACCGCTCAAAACCTTTGACTTACAGCCATTAGCCGCTTGTTATTGCACCACCATTCAACACTCGCAACAGCTAAGTACGCGGCTCAAACAAAACGACGTTCAGGTTTATGAAGATGACATCCGCCTAGCCGACCGTTTCTTAATGGAGCGATTTATCAAAGGCAGTCTCACCTTCACTGGTTCAGAGCAACCCAAAGCGAATTATCGGCGAGTGAACAGCGCTAAGTGCCGCCAAGGTGACTATACGCCACAGTTAAAAGTCGTCTCGCTCGATATCGAGTGTTCACAGAAAGGGGTGCTCTATTCAATTGGCCTTGATAGCCCAATGGATAGCCGAGTGATAATGATAGGCCCAGCCCAGCAAGCAGAGACGCCGATACAGTGGGTCGACAACGAAAAAGCGTTGTTGGTTGCATTGCTCGATTGGTTTGAACGGTTTGACCCAGACGTCATTATCGGTTGGAACGTGATCGACTTTGATTTTCGCCTGCTGCATAAACGCGCTAAATTTAATCGTCTCAGACTGACGCTCGGTAGAGCCAAGCAAGCCTGTTTTTTTCGCACCTCCCAGACCACACAGCAAGCGTTTATTAGCATTCCGGGCCGTGTCGTCATGGACGGGATCGACACGCTCAAAACTGCGACTTACCATTTTCGCAGTTGGTCTCTTGAGTCTGTTTCTCAACAATTACTGGGTGAAGGTAAACAGATTCACAACGTCCATGACCGAATGGACGAAATCAATCATATGTTCAAGCATGACAAGCCCGCTTTGGCCAAGTACAACCTTCAGGATTGTGTGCTCGTCAACAAGATTTTTGCCCACACTCACCTACTCGAATTTGCCATTGAACGCTCAAGGTTAACCGGTGTTGAGCTCGATCGCGTCGGCGGCTCAGTCGCTGCATTTACCAACCTTTACCTGCCACAACTTCATCGAGCCGGTTACATCGCCCCAAACTTGCAACCAGAAAACTGGATCGCCAGCCCAGGTGGCTATGTGATGGACTCGATCCCAAATTTGTACGACTCGGTATTAGTGCTCGATTTTAAGAGCCTGTACCCGTCGATTATTCGTAGCTTCCTTATTGATCCAATGGGCCTTATTGAAGGATTACAGCAGCAGATTGGGAAAGGTGACGATCAGGCTGTCGCGGGGTTTCGCGGCGGTCAATTTCATCGCAGCAAACACTTTTTACCGCAAATGATTGAAACCCTTTGGGCGGCGAGAGATGTGGCGAAAAAGAACAATGAACAGGCGTTTTCTCAAGCCATAAAAATCATCATGAACTCGTTTTATGGGGTGTTGGGCTCCTCGGGTTGTCGATTCTTTGATACCCGCCTTGCCTCAAGCATTACCATGCGTGGCCATGAGATCATGAAGCAAACCAAACTGCTGATTGAGCAGCAGGGTTATCAAGTTATCTATGGTGATACCGATTCGACCTTCGTGTCGCTTGGCAAAGCCCATTCGCAGCAACAAGCAGACAACATCGGCCAGCAACTGGTGGATTACATCAATCACTGGTGGGCAACGCATCTCAAGCAAGAATACAATCTCATCTCAATGCTAGAGCTTGAGTATGAAACCCACTACCGCAAGTTTTTAATGCCAACAATACGTGGTCAAGAAACAGGGTCAAAGAAGCGCTACGCGGGGCTGATTGGCGAGGGAGACTCAGAGCGCATTGTGTTTAAGGGATTGGAGAGCGCACGCACCGATTGGACGCCACTGGCGCAGGAGTTTCAGCAAAGCCTGTATGCCAAAGTCTTTGCCGGTGACGATCCAAGTGAGTACATTCGTGACTTTGTTGAGCGCACCAAAAATGGCGAATTTGACCACAAGCTGGTTTATCAGAAGCGTTTACGCCGCAAACTGCACGACTACCAAAAAAACGTTCCACCACAAGTACGCGCGGCTCGAATGGCTGATGACATCAATGCCCAATTAGGCAGACCCCTACAATACCAAAATCGCGGACGCATTGAGTATCTAATTACTATTGCCGGGCCAGAGCCACGTGAGTACCAGAAAAGCGCTATTGACTATCAGCACTATATCGATAAGCAGTTGAAGCCTGTCGCTGAAGCTATTCTGCCGTTTATCGGATTAGACTTCGCCACTTTAAGCGAACCACAGTTAGGGCTCTTTTAG